In Marisediminicola antarctica, one DNA window encodes the following:
- a CDS encoding type II toxin-antitoxin system VapB family antitoxin, which translates to MMAITSIDIDQDELKTAKQLTGAKSNRETVDLALRTLIAVRRQPAAVERIISRSFEPEQIDAPTITPAGTRRAERL; encoded by the coding sequence TCGATATCGACCAAGACGAACTGAAGACAGCGAAGCAGCTGACCGGAGCCAAGTCCAACCGGGAGACTGTTGACCTTGCGCTCCGGACGCTGATAGCGGTTCGCCGGCAACCCGCAGCTGTCGAGCGGATCATCAGCCGCAGTTTCGAGCCCGAGCAGATCGACGCGCCCACCATCACCCCCGCAGGGACTCGGCGTGCCGAACGCCTATGA
- a CDS encoding PIN domain-containing protein, whose product MTTFLIDNSVWQKAATSPAIAKRVREISPQHLIITCPPQVLEYCHSARSPQEYRELREDMDGLLAAWEHPTAKSALDIQQALWDSGLVRAAAAFDCLIAAYAVANDAVILNSDHDFSYIEAATGGAVRQEYIG is encoded by the coding sequence ATGACCACTTTCCTCATCGACAACAGCGTCTGGCAGAAAGCAGCCACGAGCCCGGCCATCGCTAAACGGGTTCGGGAAATCTCCCCTCAGCATCTCATCATCACCTGCCCGCCCCAAGTCTTGGAATACTGCCACTCGGCAAGATCACCTCAGGAGTACCGTGAGCTCCGAGAAGACATGGACGGTCTTCTCGCAGCGTGGGAGCACCCGACAGCTAAGAGCGCCCTCGACATCCAGCAGGCCCTGTGGGACAGCGGGCTGGTGCGCGCCGCGGCGGCCTTCGACTGCCTCATCGCTGCGTACGCCGTAGCCAACGACGCAGTCATCCTCAACTCCGACCACGACTTCAGCTACATCGAGGCCGCCACAGGCGGCGCCGTCCGCCAGGAGTACATCGGCTGA